A window of the Nitrosopumilus ureiphilus genome harbors these coding sequences:
- the bioA gene encoding adenosylmethionine--8-amino-7-oxononanoate transaminase, translating to MKKTSFVWHPNTQMREWDSFDEIKSAKGVWLTDSKGNKILDAVGSMWCNVWGHSNPELVNAITTQSKKLQHSSMFNLTNEPAEKLAEHLVKISPKMHRVFYSDNGSSAMEIAIKLALQYWKNIGEKKKTRIATLENGYHGDTFGAMSVGYVPEFFGKFKKQLFTTLQFPVPNEYRVPNGFTFLDHQNYCLEKIEKEFSKKTNIAAFIMESGAQVAGGVIIYPKGFQKKISQLCKKYDVLFVLDEIATGFGRLGSMFQYEEQKSIPDIVAYGKMLTGGYLTMAATLTNKKVYDSFLGEFNDWKHLFHGHTYTGNPIAAAVALESLKMYKKYNLIKKIYNTSKIFEKYYQKISEIDIVGDIRHKGMLMGIEIVSNKKRKTPIRPKKSINKIFFEEGKKNGIYLRTLGNIVMLVPPLIITESELNLLLDKTILTIKSAMPKVL from the coding sequence TTGAAGAAAACTAGTTTTGTTTGGCATCCAAATACACAGATGAGAGAATGGGATTCTTTTGACGAAATAAAGAGTGCAAAAGGAGTATGGCTAACAGATTCAAAAGGAAACAAAATACTAGATGCAGTAGGTTCAATGTGGTGCAATGTTTGGGGACACTCAAATCCCGAACTAGTCAACGCTATAACAACTCAAAGCAAAAAACTACAGCATTCATCTATGTTTAATCTAACTAACGAACCAGCAGAAAAACTAGCTGAGCATCTTGTGAAAATATCTCCAAAAATGCATAGGGTCTTTTATTCAGATAATGGCTCATCTGCAATGGAAATAGCCATCAAATTAGCACTACAGTATTGGAAAAACATTGGGGAGAAAAAGAAAACAAGAATTGCAACATTAGAAAATGGATATCATGGAGATACATTTGGGGCAATGTCGGTAGGATACGTGCCAGAGTTTTTTGGCAAATTTAAAAAACAGTTATTTACAACATTGCAATTTCCGGTACCAAATGAATACAGAGTTCCAAATGGATTTACTTTCTTAGATCATCAGAATTATTGTTTAGAAAAAATTGAAAAAGAGTTTTCAAAAAAAACCAACATTGCAGCATTTATCATGGAAAGTGGGGCACAAGTTGCTGGAGGCGTAATTATTTACCCAAAAGGATTTCAGAAAAAAATAAGTCAACTATGTAAAAAATATGATGTGCTTTTTGTTTTAGATGAAATTGCAACAGGTTTTGGAAGACTAGGATCCATGTTTCAATATGAAGAACAGAAAAGTATTCCAGATATAGTAGCATATGGAAAAATGCTAACTGGAGGATATCTAACGATGGCAGCTACTTTAACAAATAAGAAAGTGTATGATTCATTTTTAGGTGAATTTAATGATTGGAAACATTTGTTTCATGGACACACATACACAGGAAATCCTATTGCAGCAGCTGTCGCATTAGAAAGTCTCAAGATGTATAAAAAATATAATCTTATTAAAAAAATCTACAATACATCCAAAATTTTTGAAAAGTATTATCAAAAGATTTCAGAAATTGACATTGTGGGAGACATCAGGCACAAAGGAATGCTAATGGGTATAGAGATAGTATCAAACAAAAAGAGAAAAACACCAATTCGCCCTAAAAAGTCAATTAACAAAATATTTTTTGAAGAGGGTAAAAAGAACGGAATCTACCTTAGGACTCTTGGAAACATTGTCATGTTAGTTCCTCCTCTAATAATTACAGAATCAGAACTAAATTTACTCTTAGACAAGACCATTTTAACCATCAAATCCGCAATGCCAAAAGTGCTTTGA
- a CDS encoding DUF5615 family PIN-like protein, which yields MKFLLDEHAEYYQKELEHQNHETESAKKLRAEDPKYRNDYNLIEYAKEHEMTIITKDGDLGQACTDNNYPCIWITDDKIFEKVIQPELDVKAMSSLDMESIEDEVIDAFNKIKSGEVSRMGQKKF from the coding sequence ATGAAGTTTCTTCTTGATGAACATGCAGAATATTATCAAAAAGAATTAGAACATCAAAACCATGAAACGGAATCTGCAAAAAAACTGAGAGCCGAAGATCCAAAATACAGAAATGATTACAATTTAATCGAATATGCAAAAGAACACGAAATGACTATCATTACCAAAGATGGTGATTTAGGTCAAGCATGTACTGATAACAATTATCCTTGTATTTGGATTACCGATGATAAGATTTTTGAGAAAGTTATTCAACCTGAACTAGATGTGAAAGCAATGAGCTCTCTAGATATGGAATCAATTGAGGATGAAGTGATTGATGCTTTTAATAAAATTAAGAGTGGTGAGGTATCACGAATGGGTCAAAAAAAGTTCTAA
- the bioD gene encoding dethiobiotin synthase, giving the protein MDSFFITGTDTDVGKTYVTAGLAVTLRKMGIDVGVMKPFAAGTAQKKGFKSEDIEILSNAAQVNDPESLVNPQFFPIPASPYTASKKLKIKPKISTVLTNFKKLSKLHDLILVEGMGGLMTPIQKNYHIASLIKDMKIPSVIVTSSRIGTINHTLMTCMMCKKYKIPIQGIIINDFENGYPTPQLKRDLEDLTGVKVLGSIPFIKDMSDTSLNRIFKKNLDIKSLLK; this is encoded by the coding sequence ATGGATTCTTTCTTCATTACTGGAACTGATACTGATGTAGGTAAAACATACGTCACTGCCGGATTGGCAGTAACTCTAAGAAAAATGGGTATTGATGTTGGTGTGATGAAGCCTTTTGCGGCAGGAACAGCTCAGAAAAAGGGATTCAAATCCGAAGATATAGAAATTTTATCCAATGCTGCACAAGTAAATGATCCTGAAAGTTTAGTAAATCCCCAGTTTTTTCCAATTCCGGCATCCCCTTACACTGCTTCAAAGAAATTGAAAATAAAGCCAAAAATTTCAACAGTGCTTACAAATTTCAAAAAACTATCAAAACTTCATGATTTGATTCTGGTTGAGGGAATGGGTGGATTAATGACTCCGATTCAGAAAAATTATCATATTGCTAGTTTAATAAAAGATATGAAAATTCCAAGTGTGATTGTTACAAGTAGTAGGATTGGCACCATAAATCATACTTTGATGACTTGCATGATGTGCAAAAAATATAAAATCCCAATTCAAGGAATCATAATCAATGATTTTGAAAATGGTTATCCAACTCCTCAATTAAAACGAGACTTGGAAGACTTGACAGGTGTTAAAGTTTTAGGTTCAATTCCATTCATTAAAGATATGAGTGATACTTCATTGAATAGAATATTTAAAAAAAATCTTGACATCAAATCTTTATTAAAATAA